atcagtgTATTCATAACCCAAAGACACACTAAAGACATATTTGTTATTAGCTGCTATGTCAATGACAGTTACTCTGTACAGTCTTCAAACACTTAAAAATGCATTTTGATTTTTCAAAAATTTCCACAGGCTTACTATGTGCTGCTTAATATTTGTATGGTGCATGAAGCTCTGTACACATCTcttctgtgtttctccttttatcactggctgtgcttgttctgcctgacttgccactggctgtgcttgttctgcctgacttgccactggctgtgcttgttctgcctgacttgccactggctgtgcttgttctgcctgacttgccactggctgtgcttgttctgcctgacttgccactggctgtgcttgttctatGTGACTtgccactggctgtgcttgttctgcctgacttgccACTGGCTgcacttgttctgcctgacttgccactggctgtgcttgttctgcctgacttgccactggctgtgcttgttctgcctgacttgccACTGGCTgcacttgttctgcctgacttgccactggctgtgcttgttctgcctgacttgccACTGGCTGCACTTGTTCTGTCTGACTTGCCACTGGCTgcacttgttctgcctgacttgccACTGGCTgcacttgttctgcctgacttgccACTGGCTgcacttgttctgcctgacttgccACTGGCTgcacttgttctgcctgacttgccATTGGCTgcacttgttctgcctgacttgccACTGGCTgcacttgttctgcctgacttgccACTGGCTgcacttgttctgcctgacttgccACTGGCTgcacttgttctgcctgacttgccATTGGCTgcacttgttctgcctgacttgccATTGGCTgcacttgttctgcctgacttgccACTGGCTgcacttgttctgcctgacttgccATTGGCTgcacttgttctgcctgacttgccATTGGCTgcacttgttctgcctgacttgccACTGGCTgcacttgttctgcctgacttgccactggctgtgcttgttctgtcTGACTTGCCATTGGCTGTGCTTGTTTTGCCTGACTTgccactggctgtgcttgcatgTCAGCTCTAATGACTGCTTATTACAAACTTCATATCACGCCAACATTGTGAGCATATACTATATCATTAATTCTAAAAAAATTTTTACACTAATATAAAAAAATGGTAGTGTACTTATGGTACTTATGAcaaaactgaaaaaaaaatagctttaaGAGTTGTAATGGCAGTTGGTAGCCTCAGAGAATCTAGGAACCCTTCCATTCAGAGATTGCAGAATAATTTTCCCCCACCCCATAGAGTATTTTGAAACAAGTTGTATTTAAATCTTGTGTGTAAGGTGAACAATACATGACCAAAGGTTACCTGTGTTTCCTGGATAATGATTATAAGCTACCTACAATGGGGCATTATGTACACTAGCTATGAGCCCTGTTGATTTTAAATAAAGCTACAATGTACTTTACATTAGAATCTATAAATGTTGATAATTACCTGCCTCAGCAGCTTTAGAAACTAAACAGAACCTAGCACTTATACAGTAAATTCTATCATTTAAATATGACTTATGGTATAAACCAAACTAGAGCTACCAATAGGTAGAAAAGATGAATTGTCTTTTGCATAATATAAACATTTCCTTCAGCAAGTTAGCCATTAAGAAGAACTCCAACAGGGAAAAGAAGCAGAGAATCGAGTTAGTGAGATGGTGGCTTGAAGACATACACAGCGAAAGGTGGAGAGTTACCGCAGGAGCCCTCATTACTATGACAAGGGACACAGCACCCACTCACAGGAACGGATTGTAGGATGATCCACTGGAAGGCATTTGTGGGGTGGCCTGCAATATAAAGAACACAATTCGGTTAAGACACCAACCATACTACTCCTGCCGTGCCTTGCTAACAAGTACCAAGGAAAATCCTAAATATTTCCCAATAACAATTAAATCTCTATACCTCTATTTCTACTAATTCCACCATACTGAtagtcatcacacacacaccacttcctGACCTTTGGAGTTAATCTTCACAATGCTGAAATGGATTAGAACCAGAGGAATCCGATCACCACATACATAGTTGGAGTCATAGGTGAAACACAGGAACTAGATTGTTTCTCACCATATTTAATTTTGTTGCTAGCAGTTCCATGAAGATGAGGGATTGTTGATTCTTTGCTGATAACAACTAAAAAATAACTTGGAAAACACTGTATGAACAATCAAACCCACATTCCAGACTTCGTAGGACTCATTGGGTCGTCGCAATAAGAGGCCAATCTTATGTATAGAATGGCACGTGGTCAACCCCAGCTACTCTATGACACTCACCATACAATCACAGATCACCTTGCAAAGTTTAGTGATGCTAGACCCAAGTGTTTGGTCACCAACCCCGAAGACAGATTCTCTCTTACAGATAGATTAATTTGGATGCAAAATGTACAGAAAAATGGAATATCTGAAACTGAATACAGTATCTACATTTTACCTGGTTTTGATGGCTGGGAGTATCCAGGTCGCTAGGTTAACTCACCTAATAACACACTCTACTATAACACTCAATTAGCTCAATCAATTTTCTCTTTGATTTACAATGTTAACATAATTTATGGAAAAATTCCTCAATCTTTCACTTTCAATGTAAATGAAACCTCCATTCATACCAAGAACAAAGAAAGTGACCTTTATAACCTAGTGAAATGAGATAATTGATTCCAGAATACAAGACAAATCTCACCATAAATGGGTTAGCTGTTCCATTACTAGTCATCCACTGCATTTTTGTGTTTTGTGGGTGCTGGTTGAAATTGGCCCATGCGCCATTGGTAGCTGATGAAGTTCCATTTAGTTGGGCACTGCTGCCAAATTGATTGAAGTTTGGGTCAGGTGCTGAAAGAAACATGACGTGTGAGACATTTCTGATCCCGACTGCCAACTGTAAtaactataatatttttttttatacaatagCTTCAATATCAACAGTAT
Above is a window of Procambarus clarkii isolate CNS0578487 chromosome 11, FALCON_Pclarkii_2.0, whole genome shotgun sequence DNA encoding:
- the LOC123758308 gene encoding glutamine-rich protein 2; amino-acid sequence: MQAQPVASQAKQAQPMASQTEQAQPVASQAEQVQPVASQAEQVQPMASQAEQVQPMASQAEQVQPVASQAEQVQPMASQAEQVQPMASQAEQVQPVASQAEQVQPVASQAEQVQPVASQAEQVQPMASQAEQVQPVASQAEQVQPVASQAEQVQPVASQAEQVQPVASQTEQVQPVASQAEQAQPVASQAEQVQPVASQAEQAQPVASQAEQAQPVASQAEQVQPVASQAEQAQPVASHIEQAQPVASQAEQAQPVANVIKTNEEEDNAVELDGNLTYTTLPSSILYLSCTQLATLLPQYCKRVHLLAPKNLELKRSVPTVNVGNCPPKNK